One genomic region from Litorilinea aerophila encodes:
- the rplI gene encoding 50S ribosomal protein L9, which translates to MARMKVILTQDVPDLGLAGEVHSVAGGYARNYLMPRGLAILATKGALKQAEESRQAGIRRRARERANAEAQAEVIRQQRLLFEARAGENDRLYGSVTSADIAEKLAEATGFEVDRRKIQLDQPIRELGLYTLEIRLVPEVSAEFQVAVVREGETWADAEKRAAEKAAAEKAAAEKAAAEKAAAAQAQAKAAAAEAEEA; encoded by the coding sequence ATGGCTCGTATGAAGGTAATTTTAACCCAGGACGTACCGGACCTGGGGCTGGCAGGAGAAGTCCACAGCGTGGCCGGCGGCTATGCGCGCAACTACTTGATGCCGCGGGGCCTGGCCATCCTGGCCACCAAGGGCGCGCTCAAGCAGGCAGAAGAGAGCCGGCAGGCCGGCATCCGGCGCCGGGCCCGGGAGCGGGCCAACGCCGAAGCCCAGGCCGAGGTGATCCGGCAGCAGCGCCTGCTCTTTGAGGCCCGGGCCGGCGAAAACGACCGGCTTTACGGCTCGGTCACCAGCGCCGACATTGCCGAGAAGCTGGCGGAAGCCACCGGCTTCGAGGTGGACCGGCGGAAGATCCAGCTGGACCAGCCCATCCGGGAGCTGGGCCTGTACACGCTGGAGATCCGGCTGGTGCCCGAGGTGTCCGCCGAATTCCAGGTGGCCGTGGTCCGGGAAGGGGAAACCTGGGCCGATGCCGAAAAGCGGGCTGCGGAGAAGGCGGCCGCCGAGAAAGCTGCGGCGGAAAAAGCTGCGGCGGAAAAGGCTGCAGCTGCCCAGGCTCAGGCCAAGGCCGCAGCTGCCGAGGCAGAAGAGGCCTGA
- a CDS encoding SH3 domain-containing protein codes for MSLHDSHFVPRTQPPSSVQPKSRPSAPAERSTRKKADLRSLLGVGLLLVGLLVGCSAADLVNREPEPVPTRVPAPTFSPTPEFIRAPIVVTPPRTGTPGVLIVPPGVDPSTLIPIPTTPPPTATQPEIAPPEGTPLAMEPPGPQAPTATGPASPILLPTATPTPLPTDTPTPTPTPYVVVESGLVNLRSGPGPEYPLVAQLGPGIPVAIVGQNPEGTWYQICCVNGESVWVAENHVRVVNDTRQVALVLADPPPTATPTPTATDTPTITPTPTATPYPFAVAEGPLFFPSNNPWLTIWVKVFVPNPGGDIPLPGYHLDVKFRNRDFNSSFESRPNTKGEEPSFDHFEYSVPPGTASGNRVPFNYKYEFKPPDPRSLDPTSTDSPLKLIDGYWQIYLTDGAGNQLSAPIEFNTLLGNPNLEVYVAWARIR; via the coding sequence GTGTCGTTGCATGACAGCCACTTCGTTCCCCGGACACAGCCGCCATCATCTGTGCAGCCCAAGAGCAGACCGTCGGCCCCAGCGGAGCGGTCAACCCGTAAGAAGGCCGACCTTCGTTCCCTGCTGGGGGTGGGGCTTCTCCTGGTGGGGCTCCTGGTGGGATGTTCGGCAGCCGACCTGGTGAACCGGGAGCCTGAACCTGTGCCGACCCGTGTCCCGGCGCCTACCTTTTCGCCGACGCCAGAGTTCATCCGTGCACCCATCGTGGTGACGCCGCCCAGGACGGGTACACCGGGCGTGCTCATTGTCCCCCCTGGAGTGGATCCCAGCACCTTGATTCCCATCCCAACCACGCCGCCCCCCACGGCCACCCAACCGGAGATCGCCCCACCCGAGGGGACGCCGCTGGCCATGGAGCCGCCCGGCCCCCAGGCGCCCACCGCCACCGGCCCCGCCTCGCCCATCCTGCTGCCCACGGCCACCCCCACGCCGTTGCCCACGGATACCCCCACCCCGACCCCCACGCCCTACGTGGTGGTGGAAAGTGGCCTGGTCAACCTGCGCAGCGGCCCCGGCCCGGAATATCCCCTGGTGGCCCAGTTGGGGCCAGGCATCCCCGTGGCCATCGTGGGGCAGAACCCGGAAGGCACCTGGTACCAGATCTGCTGCGTGAACGGCGAATCCGTCTGGGTGGCGGAAAATCACGTGCGGGTGGTGAACGACACCCGACAGGTGGCCCTGGTATTGGCGGATCCACCGCCCACGGCGACCCCCACGCCCACCGCCACCGACACCCCTACCATCACGCCCACGCCCACGGCCACCCCTTATCCCTTTGCCGTGGCCGAGGGGCCTCTCTTCTTTCCCAGCAACAACCCATGGCTCACCATCTGGGTCAAGGTGTTCGTGCCCAACCCGGGCGGGGATATTCCCCTGCCCGGCTATCACCTGGATGTGAAATTCCGCAACCGGGACTTCAACTCCAGCTTTGAGAGCCGCCCCAACACCAAGGGAGAAGAGCCCAGCTTCGACCACTTTGAATACAGCGTCCCACCGGGCACGGCCAGCGGCAACCGGGTGCCGTTCAACTACAAATATGAATTCAAGCCGCCAGATCCCAGGTCGCTGGATCCAACCAGCACCGATTCCCCCCTCAAATTGATCGACGGCTACTGGCAGATCTACCTGACCGACGGCGCAGGCAACCAGCTCTCGGCGCCCATCGAGTTCAACACGCTGCTGGGGAACCCCAACCTGGAAGTGTACGTGGCCTGGGCGCGGATTCGCTGA
- a CDS encoding SH3 domain-containing protein, with amino-acid sequence MRRQARERSTTDRPREAIHTERPAGRRPHGLDLLWPWLLMGLLLLGCSAADLVQRSRVTPTPEPIAVLVPTFTPTPDQRLPVIIVTPPADGKPGLIIVPPGMDPSAVLPVLPSATPAPPDISTPPVEPTPGQPPSVPGPMPATATPSPSPTATPSPTPTPYVLVESGLVALRTGPGVEYPQVTQLGPGIPVAIIGRNIEGTWYEICCISGLTLWVAASHVAVRNDVSQVAIGSAGPPPTATPTFTPTATDTPTATPTPTPYPFEKSIGPQFFPTSNEFLTIWAKIFAGPNDQRADPLTGYRLRVFFEGFERPNASGMEFSVDTFQRAGPPGDGKNTVQYNFKYEYYPPDPQTAGASSGTTRLQLLGTGTWTVYVTDGSGAQLSEAVTFTTAPDNPNREIYIGWTRVR; translated from the coding sequence ATGAGAAGGCAAGCTCGTGAACGTTCGACCACAGACCGGCCCCGAGAGGCCATCCATACCGAACGCCCAGCAGGCAGGCGGCCCCATGGGCTGGATCTGCTCTGGCCCTGGCTACTCATGGGCCTCCTGCTGCTGGGCTGCTCCGCCGCGGACCTGGTGCAACGGAGCCGGGTCACGCCCACGCCGGAGCCCATAGCCGTGCTGGTACCCACCTTCACCCCGACCCCCGACCAGCGGCTGCCCGTGATCATCGTCACCCCGCCGGCAGATGGCAAACCCGGCCTGATCATCGTGCCGCCGGGCATGGACCCCAGCGCCGTGCTGCCGGTGTTGCCCAGCGCCACGCCCGCCCCACCGGATATCTCCACCCCCCCGGTGGAGCCCACACCCGGCCAGCCCCCCTCAGTGCCCGGTCCCATGCCGGCCACGGCCACCCCCAGCCCTTCCCCCACGGCGACCCCCAGCCCGACGCCCACGCCCTACGTCCTGGTGGAAAGTGGCCTGGTGGCGCTGCGCACAGGTCCCGGCGTGGAATATCCCCAGGTCACCCAGCTGGGGCCGGGGATTCCAGTGGCCATCATCGGCCGCAACATCGAGGGTACCTGGTACGAGATCTGCTGCATCAGCGGCCTGACCCTGTGGGTTGCCGCGTCCCATGTGGCCGTGCGCAACGACGTGAGCCAGGTGGCCATCGGCAGCGCCGGCCCGCCGCCCACCGCCACGCCCACCTTTACACCCACGGCGACAGACACGCCCACGGCGACCCCCACGCCCACGCCCTACCCGTTCGAGAAGAGCATCGGCCCCCAGTTCTTCCCCACCAGCAACGAGTTCCTGACCATCTGGGCCAAGATCTTCGCCGGGCCCAACGACCAGCGGGCCGATCCCCTGACCGGCTACCGACTGCGGGTCTTCTTTGAAGGCTTTGAGCGGCCCAACGCCAGCGGCATGGAATTCAGCGTGGACACCTTTCAGCGGGCCGGACCTCCGGGAGATGGGAAAAATACGGTACAATACAACTTCAAGTACGAGTACTACCCGCCGGATCCCCAGACGGCCGGGGCCAGCAGCGGCACCACCCGGCTGCAACTGTTGGGGACCGGCACCTGGACGGTCTACGTGACCGATGGATCGGGCGCACAGCTTTCCGAAGCGGTTACCTTTACCACGGCCCCCGACAATCCGAATCGTGAAATTTACATTGGCTGGACGCGAGTACGTTGA
- a CDS encoding SH3 domain-containing protein: MPCQSLSPDPAPWGRRPLGQPRLLALLAAGLLAMLLSGCGLFGRPSEAAGEPFLIRTPYPTFTPTTALQPETAASAASLASDSGQAQAPTPPPPQVRAVVNTALVNARTGPGTDFAVVDMVEQGQELEVVGKNPAGTWWQVCCVDGQTAWIIGEYVDLAGPTDAVPVTSGPNAAAPLAQAAPQQPIAVVNTPLVNVRSGPGTEFQVITMVERGQEFDIVGKNPAGTWWQICCVDGQTAWIIGEYVDTDGPVDGVPVTSGPGASAPPPASAEAVPPPVTPTSSQSLPAGSYTFDLVAQEQFPESEMVRVYLYVYAENNSALAGYSLQVLKDGAALPVEEKSFGGQPGFTWPFQDARQRFQNMKVEFPGVAPAGTWQVQLVDGQGVAVGPAATFVLSADDPRQELYVRYQRR, from the coding sequence GTGCCCTGTCAATCCCTTTCGCCTGACCCTGCCCCCTGGGGCCGGCGGCCTCTTGGCCAGCCGCGCCTCCTGGCCCTGCTGGCGGCGGGGCTCCTGGCCATGCTCCTGAGCGGCTGCGGGCTCTTCGGCCGGCCGTCCGAGGCCGCGGGCGAACCCTTCCTGATCCGCACACCCTATCCCACCTTCACCCCCACCACGGCCCTGCAGCCGGAGACGGCGGCATCGGCCGCCAGCCTGGCCAGCGATTCAGGCCAGGCCCAGGCGCCCACCCCACCGCCCCCCCAGGTCCGGGCCGTGGTCAACACGGCCCTGGTCAACGCCCGCACCGGCCCCGGCACCGACTTCGCCGTGGTGGACATGGTGGAGCAGGGGCAGGAGTTGGAGGTGGTAGGCAAGAACCCGGCCGGCACCTGGTGGCAGGTCTGCTGTGTGGACGGCCAGACGGCCTGGATCATCGGCGAGTACGTGGATCTCGCCGGGCCCACCGACGCGGTCCCGGTCACCAGCGGCCCCAACGCCGCAGCGCCCCTGGCCCAGGCAGCCCCCCAGCAACCCATCGCGGTGGTTAACACGCCCCTGGTCAACGTCCGCAGCGGCCCCGGCACCGAGTTCCAGGTGATCACCATGGTGGAGCGGGGCCAGGAATTCGACATCGTGGGCAAGAACCCGGCCGGCACCTGGTGGCAGATCTGCTGTGTGGATGGCCAGACGGCCTGGATCATCGGCGAATATGTGGATACCGATGGCCCGGTGGACGGGGTGCCTGTGACCAGTGGCCCCGGCGCCTCGGCGCCCCCGCCCGCCAGCGCCGAGGCCGTCCCCCCGCCGGTGACGCCCACCAGCAGCCAGTCCTTGCCCGCCGGCAGCTACACCTTCGACCTGGTAGCCCAGGAACAGTTCCCGGAATCGGAGATGGTGCGGGTCTACCTCTACGTCTACGCGGAAAATAACAGCGCCCTGGCCGGCTACAGCCTCCAGGTCCTCAAGGATGGCGCGGCCCTGCCGGTGGAGGAGAAGTCCTTCGGCGGCCAGCCAGGTTTCACCTGGCCCTTCCAGGATGCCCGCCAGCGCTTCCAGAACATGAAGGTGGAATTCCCCGGCGTGGCCCCGGCCGGCACCTGGCAGGTGCAGCTGGTGGATGGCCAGGGCGTGGCCGTGGGGCCTGCAGCCACCTTTGTGCTGAGCGCCGACGACCCACGCCAGGAGCTCTACGTCCGCTATCAGCGCCGATGA